The Amycolatopsis sp. DG1A-15b genome contains the following window.
GCGTTCGGTCTAGCGTCATCGCCGTGACACCGCTGACCGGCCTCGTACTTCCCAAGCGCGTCGACGCTTAGGGAAGACTTTCCGCTGCGTCGACGCGCGAACCCTCGTGCGACCTTACGGTCGGCGAGGGTTTTTTGTTGCCCAAGGGAAGAGATTCCCGGCCCCACCGCACAAAACCGACCCGAACGAGTGACACCGAGACCCACGAGGCAGATCCGATGACCAGTGCGACGTCGCGCAGCGACGCGAAGCCCGGGCCGACGCCCGGAACGCCCGGAGCACGTCCGAAGCCGGCGCCACCGGCGGGAACGCCGGTGCGCGTCACCGGCGCCCAGTCCCTCGTGCGCTCGCTCGAGGCCGTCGGCGCCGAGGTGGTCTTCGGGATCCCGGGCGGCACCATCCTGCCCGCCTACGACCCGCTCCTCGACTCGACGAAGGTCCGCCACGTCCTGGTCCGCCACGAACAGGGCGCCGGCCACGCGGCCACCGGGTACGCCCAGGCCACCGGCAAGGTCGGCGTCTGCATGGCCACCTCGGGCCCGGGCGCGACCAACCTGGTCACCCCGCTCGCCGACGCGAACATGGACTCGGTCCCGGTCGTGGCCATCACCGGCCAGCAGTCCCGCGCGCTGATCGGCACCGACGCGTTCCAGGAAGCCGACATCTGCGGCATCACCATGCCGATCACCAAGCACAACTTCCTCGTCACGGACCCCGCGGACATCCCGCGGACCATCGCCGAGGCGTTCCACCTGGCCTCGACCGGCCGCCCCGGCCCGGTCCTGGTGGACATCCCCAAGGACGTGCTGCAGGAGATGACCTCGTTCTCCTGGCCGACCGAGCTGCGGCTGCCGGGCTACCGCCCCACGCTGCGCCCGCACGGCAAGCAGGTCCGCGAAGCCGCGAAGCTGATCGCCAAGGCGCGGCGCCCGGTGCTCTACGTCGGCGGTGGTGTCATCAAGGCCGAGGCGCACGAGCAGCTGAAGCAGCTCGCCGAGCTGACGAACATCCCCGTCGTCACCACGCTGATGGCGCGCGGGGCGTTCCCCGACTCGCACCCGCAGCACCTCGGCATGCCGGGCATGCACGGCACGGTCGCCGCGGTCGCCGCCATGCAGCGCGCCGACCTGCTGATCGCGCTCGGCGCCCGGTTCGACGACCGGGTCACCGGCCAGCTGTCCTCGTTCGCGCCGGACGCCGCGGTCGTGCACGCCGACATCGACCCGGCCGAGATCTCCAAGAACCGCAAGGCCGACGTCCCGATCGTGGGCGACTGCAAGGAGATCATCGGCGAGCTCATCACCGCCGTGAAGGCGGAGTTCGACCACAGCGGCCAGCC
Protein-coding sequences here:
- a CDS encoding acetolactate synthase large subunit → MTSATSRSDAKPGPTPGTPGARPKPAPPAGTPVRVTGAQSLVRSLEAVGAEVVFGIPGGTILPAYDPLLDSTKVRHVLVRHEQGAGHAATGYAQATGKVGVCMATSGPGATNLVTPLADANMDSVPVVAITGQQSRALIGTDAFQEADICGITMPITKHNFLVTDPADIPRTIAEAFHLASTGRPGPVLVDIPKDVLQEMTSFSWPTELRLPGYRPTLRPHGKQVREAAKLIAKARRPVLYVGGGVIKAEAHEQLKQLAELTNIPVVTTLMARGAFPDSHPQHLGMPGMHGTVAAVAAMQRADLLIALGARFDDRVTGQLSSFAPDAAVVHADIDPAEISKNRKADVPIVGDCKEIIGELITAVKAEFDHSGQPDLADWWTQADDWRKNYPAGYEWPDDGSLSPQYVIERIGQIVGPDAVYAAGVGQHQMWAAQFVKYENPRTWINSGGLGTMGYAVPAAMGAQFGVPDKQVWAIDGDGCFQMTNQELATCAIEGAPIKVAVINNGNLGMVRQWQNLFYSERYSNTDLGTHKHRIPDFVLLAEALGCAGLRCETKEDVDATIRRAMEINDRPVVIDFVVGKDAQVWPMVAAGTGNDEIMAVRGIRPLFDDDEVSVETTEAAAEAAGEGER